A single window of Methylocella tundrae DNA harbors:
- a CDS encoding cytochrome-c peroxidase, with translation MKRRILAIMLGACVTVFVRPVRAEEPIQPIAPAKVTNPALVELGKKLYFDPRLSKSGAISCNSCHNLSLAGTDNLKMSIGDHWQPDPINTPTVLNSRLNLAQFWDGRAKDLKAQAGGPMVNPVEMASTHELVVNVVQSIPAYATEFKGAFGSDGVDIDRVTAAIAAFEETLVTPNSRFDKWLEGDKSALTKTELEGYALFKDSGCVACHNGPGVGGNSFQKMGVVEPYKTSNPAQGRVAVTGDDADRFNFKVPMLRNVELTYPYFHDGGAATLEQAVETMGKLQLGRTFTEEENAKIVAFLKTLTGDQPQIVLPHLPPSTKKTPQPQPFG, from the coding sequence ATGAAACGCCGCATCCTCGCAATTATGCTCGGAGCTTGCGTGACTGTGTTCGTTCGACCAGTCCGCGCAGAAGAGCCTATCCAGCCGATCGCTCCCGCTAAAGTAACAAATCCCGCGCTCGTCGAACTCGGCAAGAAGCTCTATTTTGACCCTCGCCTTTCCAAATCCGGCGCGATCTCGTGCAACTCCTGCCACAACTTGAGCTTGGCTGGGACCGACAATCTTAAAATGTCGATCGGCGACCACTGGCAGCCGGACCCCATCAATACGCCGACGGTGCTCAATTCGCGCCTGAACCTCGCGCAATTCTGGGACGGGCGGGCCAAGGATCTGAAGGCGCAGGCCGGCGGTCCAATGGTCAATCCCGTCGAAATGGCCTCGACGCATGAGTTGGTGGTCAATGTCGTGCAGTCGATCCCGGCCTACGCCACAGAGTTCAAAGGGGCGTTCGGGTCGGACGGCGTCGACATCGATCGCGTGACAGCGGCGATCGCCGCCTTCGAGGAGACGCTCGTCACGCCCAACTCTCGCTTCGACAAATGGCTTGAGGGCGATAAGTCGGCGCTGACCAAGACGGAACTCGAGGGCTATGCGCTGTTCAAGGATAGCGGCTGCGTCGCGTGCCATAACGGCCCTGGAGTGGGCGGCAATTCGTTCCAGAAAATGGGCGTGGTCGAGCCCTATAAGACGTCGAATCCGGCGCAGGGCCGGGTCGCCGTGACTGGCGACGACGCTGATCGTTTCAATTTCAAAGTGCCGATGCTGCGCAATGTCGAGCTCACCTATCCCTATTTCCATGATGGCGGAGCGGCGACGCTTGAGCAAGCAGTCGAGACGATGGGCAAGCTCCAGCTCGGCCGAACCTTCACGGAGGAGGAAAACGCGAAAATCGTGGCCTTCCTCAAGACGTTGACAGGCGATCAGCCGCAGATCGTTCTGCCGCACCTGCCGCCGTCAACCAAAAAGACCCCGCAGCCGCAACCCTTCGGTTGA
- a CDS encoding sulfotransferase domain-containing protein — protein sequence MSLFGKVGAYLQALRHQDPLPEGFTPISECRADDIFIVGYPKSGNTWFQNLIAGVAFGVDPRWSPPALVHELVPDVHYNKHYRRYATPMFFKSHALPRPDYRRVVYLLRDGRDVMVSYRHYREVVDGEKLDLLNFVSPETDLYPCHWNEHVDAWAQNPHGAEMIVIKYEDLLREPVRQLQRFCEFAGLQRDVGHLSAVAAASSFRQLRDKEAKMGFGRTDHTFESGPFFFRRGVAGSHKDEMPADALKLFMDQARSTLQRFGYLVNSAECVQETLE from the coding sequence ATGTCGCTTTTTGGGAAAGTTGGGGCCTATTTGCAAGCCTTAAGACATCAGGATCCCCTCCCCGAGGGGTTCACGCCAATCAGCGAGTGCCGCGCCGATGACATCTTCATCGTCGGATACCCGAAATCAGGCAATACCTGGTTCCAGAATTTGATCGCCGGCGTCGCATTTGGCGTCGACCCCAGATGGAGTCCGCCGGCGCTGGTGCATGAACTCGTTCCCGACGTCCATTACAACAAGCACTATCGGCGCTATGCGACGCCGATGTTTTTCAAGTCGCATGCGCTCCCTCGTCCGGACTATCGACGCGTGGTCTATCTTTTGCGCGACGGCCGCGACGTGATGGTGTCCTACCGGCATTATCGTGAGGTTGTCGATGGAGAAAAACTTGATCTTCTGAATTTCGTCAGTCCGGAAACGGATCTTTACCCTTGCCATTGGAATGAGCATGTGGACGCCTGGGCGCAGAATCCCCATGGCGCGGAAATGATCGTGATCAAGTACGAGGACCTTCTGCGCGAACCGGTCAGACAGCTCCAGCGCTTCTGCGAATTCGCCGGCCTGCAGCGCGATGTGGGCCATCTTTCCGCGGTGGCGGCGGCGAGTTCCTTCCGCCAGCTACGCGATAAAGAAGCGAAAATGGGGTTCGGCCGGACCGACCACACATTTGAATCCGGCCCGTTCTTTTTTCGCCGTGGCGTGGCGGGCAGCCATAAGGACGAAATGCCCGCTGACGCCTTGAAGCTCTTCATGGACCAGGCCAGATCCACCCTGCAGCGCTTCGGCTACCTCGTGAACAGCGCCGAATGCGTCCAGGAGACGCTGGAATGA
- a CDS encoding EVE domain-containing protein yields the protein MAHWLIKSEPNKWSWDDQVAAGKKGTFWNGVRNHQAKQNLMAMKVGEEAFFYHSNEGKQIVGIVEIIKPYYPDDSDPTGKFGMVDVRAKKALNRPVTLEAIKADPRLKDMVLVNNSRLSVQPVSDVEWQIICAEGGV from the coding sequence ATGGCGCATTGGCTGATCAAAAGCGAGCCGAATAAATGGTCATGGGACGACCAGGTCGCGGCGGGCAAAAAAGGCACCTTCTGGAACGGCGTGCGCAATCATCAGGCAAAACAGAATTTGATGGCGATGAAGGTCGGCGAAGAGGCTTTTTTCTATCATTCGAATGAGGGAAAACAGATCGTCGGCATCGTGGAGATCATCAAGCCCTATTACCCGGATGACAGCGATCCGACCGGCAAGTTCGGCATGGTCGACGTCCGCGCGAAAAAGGCGCTGAACCGCCCCGTGACCTTGGAGGCGATCAAGGCCGATCCGCGGCTGAAGGATATGGTGCTGGTCAATAATTCAAGGCTGTCGGTGCAGCCGGTCAGCGACGTCGAGTGGCAGATTATTTGCGCGGAGGGCGGGGTTTGA
- a CDS encoding ABC transporter permease, with product MNLATPFENAWRYQELIRAVVRRELAVRFRGSILGWLWAVFGPLVMLSAYTVIFSSAVGVPPSAKGAGVGGYALSIFTGLIIFNLFSELAYRSPGMLHEQAALIKKSIFPSETLAWTATIRASVYALISLCVLLVFKIAVTHGLPLTALLAPFVAVPFFLALLGVSWFLMALGSFTRDVAHLMISIVPVFMFATPIFYSIDDVPPHLRLYVHLNPIGNYVEMMRDLLLFGRLPGALLYFGTVAGSLLVFYFGYRFFMQYKAVFVDVI from the coding sequence ATGAACTTAGCGACGCCGTTTGAAAATGCTTGGCGCTATCAGGAATTGATCAGGGCCGTCGTGCGCCGCGAATTGGCGGTCAGGTTTCGCGGTTCGATCCTTGGCTGGCTCTGGGCGGTATTTGGACCGCTGGTCATGCTCTCCGCCTATACGGTGATTTTTTCGAGCGCCGTTGGCGTGCCCCCGTCGGCCAAGGGAGCGGGCGTCGGCGGCTATGCCTTGTCGATCTTCACCGGCTTGATCATCTTCAACCTCTTCAGCGAACTCGCCTATCGCTCGCCCGGAATGCTGCACGAGCAGGCCGCGCTCATCAAGAAGTCGATCTTTCCGAGCGAGACGCTGGCCTGGACGGCGACCATCAGGGCGTCCGTCTATGCGCTCATCAGCCTTTGCGTCCTCCTGGTTTTCAAGATCGCCGTGACGCACGGGCTGCCGCTGACGGCCTTGCTCGCGCCCTTTGTCGCCGTGCCGTTCTTTCTGGCCTTACTCGGCGTCTCATGGTTCCTGATGGCGCTCGGATCGTTCACGCGCGACGTGGCGCATCTCATGATTTCGATCGTGCCGGTGTTCATGTTCGCGACCCCGATCTTCTATTCGATCGACGACGTTCCGCCGCATTTGCGCCTTTACGTGCATTTAAATCCCATAGGCAATTATGTCGAGATGATGCGCGATCTCCTTTTGTTCGGTCGATTGCCGGGCGCGCTGCTCTATTTCGGGACGGTTGCGGGGTCGCTTTTGGTATTCTACTTCGGCTATCGTTTCTTCATGCAATACAAGGCCGTGTTCGTCGATGTCATCTGA
- the ahcY gene encoding adenosylhomocysteinase codes for MTHSFNDYAITDIKLAEWGRRELAIAETEMPGLMATRAEYGPSQPLKGARIAGSLHMTIQTAVLIETLKALGADIRWASCNIYSTQDHAAAAIAAAGIPVFARKGESLYDYWEYTHKIFEWEDGGAPNLILDDGGDATMLVHLGMRAEAGDTAFLETPGNEEEEVFFAAIKRRLVSHPGLYTKYGQAIKGVSEETTTGVHRLYLMERDGKLLWPAINVNDSVTKSKFDNLYGCRESLVDGIRRGTDVMMAGKVAMVAGFGDVGKGSAASLRNAGARVLVSEVDPICALQAAMEGYEVTTMEDAAPRADIFVTCTGNIDVITIDHMRAMKDRAIVCNIGHFDSEIQVAGLRNLKWHNVKPQVDEIEFTDGKRIILLSEGRLVNLGNATGHPSFVMSASFTNQTLAQIELWTKQGQYERKVYTLPKHLDEKVAALHLDKIGVRLSKLTPAQSVYLGVPEHGPFKPDHYRY; via the coding sequence ATGACCCATTCGTTCAATGACTACGCCATCACGGATATCAAGCTGGCCGAGTGGGGCCGCCGCGAATTGGCGATCGCCGAAACGGAAATGCCCGGCCTGATGGCGACACGGGCGGAATATGGTCCGAGCCAGCCGCTGAAAGGCGCTCGCATCGCGGGTTCGCTGCATATGACGATCCAGACGGCGGTGCTGATCGAGACCTTGAAGGCCCTTGGCGCCGATATCCGCTGGGCCTCATGCAATATTTATTCGACGCAGGATCACGCGGCCGCCGCCATCGCCGCCGCCGGCATTCCGGTCTTCGCGCGCAAGGGCGAGAGCCTCTACGACTACTGGGAATACACCCACAAGATTTTTGAATGGGAAGACGGCGGCGCGCCGAACCTCATTCTCGATGACGGCGGCGACGCCACCATGCTCGTCCATCTCGGCATGCGCGCGGAAGCTGGCGATACGGCCTTCCTCGAGACGCCCGGCAATGAGGAGGAAGAGGTTTTCTTCGCGGCCATCAAGCGCCGCCTTGTCTCCCATCCCGGCCTCTACACGAAATATGGTCAGGCCATCAAAGGCGTCAGCGAAGAGACGACCACGGGCGTTCACCGCCTCTATCTCATGGAGCGTGACGGCAAGCTTCTCTGGCCCGCAATCAACGTCAATGATTCCGTCACCAAGTCGAAATTCGACAATCTCTATGGCTGCCGCGAATCTCTCGTCGACGGCATCCGGCGCGGCACGGACGTGATGATGGCCGGCAAGGTGGCGATGGTCGCGGGCTTCGGCGACGTCGGCAAGGGCTCGGCGGCCTCGCTGCGCAACGCTGGCGCGCGCGTGCTCGTCTCCGAGGTCGATCCGATCTGCGCGCTGCAGGCGGCGATGGAAGGTTATGAAGTCACGACGATGGAGGACGCCGCTCCCCGCGCCGATATTTTCGTGACCTGCACCGGCAATATCGACGTCATCACGATCGACCATATGCGCGCGATGAAAGACCGCGCCATCGTCTGCAACATCGGTCATTTCGATTCGGAAATTCAGGTCGCTGGCCTGCGCAATCTCAAATGGCATAATGTGAAGCCGCAGGTCGACGAGATCGAATTCACGGACGGCAAGCGGATCATCCTTCTGTCGGAAGGGCGCCTCGTCAATCTCGGTAACGCCACCGGCCATCCGTCATTCGTGATGTCGGCCTCCTTCACCAACCAGACGCTGGCGCAGATCGAACTCTGGACCAAGCAGGGCCAGTATGAGCGCAAGGTCTACACGCTGCCAAAGCACCTCGACGAAAAGGTCGCAGCGCTCCATCTCGACAAGATCGGCGTGAGGCTATCAAAGCTGACCCCCGCGCAGTCAGTCTATCTCGGCGTGCCGGAGCACGGCCCCTTCAAGCCGGATCATTACCGCTACTGA
- a CDS encoding NAD(P)H-dependent glycerol-3-phosphate dehydrogenase — protein MTNGRSGRIAVFGAGAWGTALANLAARGGREPRAETVVTLFARDCDHVAEMQATGVNARRLPGVPLLSNVRPTSDLAEAAADADVILAVVPAQALRGLLESLEPFVAGSKAPIVVCAKGIEHGTGHFLSEVVSEVLPDHPPAVLSGPSFAQDVARGLPTAVALAAADAELAAILAGRLAGPGFRVYSSTDVRGVELGGAAKNVLAIANGVAAGRDLGASAGAALVARGFAELIRFGRAFGAEPATLMGLSGLGDLVLTCTSALSRNFSLGVALGRGQTVAEASARIGLAEGLYTCGVLVDLANAAGVDMPIAKAVDAVLAERITIDEAIAELLARPSKAEGV, from the coding sequence ATGACCAATGGGCGCAGCGGTCGAATAGCGGTCTTCGGCGCTGGCGCCTGGGGCACGGCGCTGGCCAATCTCGCCGCGCGCGGCGGCCGCGAGCCGCGCGCTGAAACCGTTGTGACGCTTTTCGCGCGTGATTGCGACCATGTCGCCGAGATGCAGGCGACCGGCGTCAACGCCCGGCGTCTGCCCGGTGTGCCGCTCCTCTCGAACGTTCGCCCGACCTCGGATCTCGCGGAGGCGGCGGCGGATGCCGATGTCATTCTAGCCGTCGTGCCGGCGCAGGCGCTGCGCGGTCTCCTCGAATCGCTCGAGCCGTTCGTCGCGGGGAGCAAGGCGCCAATCGTCGTCTGCGCCAAAGGCATCGAACATGGCACGGGCCATTTCCTCAGCGAAGTCGTGAGCGAAGTGCTGCCGGACCATCCGCCGGCGGTTCTCTCCGGTCCGAGTTTTGCGCAGGATGTCGCGCGCGGCCTGCCGACCGCCGTCGCTCTTGCCGCCGCGGACGCAGAACTCGCCGCCATCCTCGCTGGCCGGCTCGCGGGTCCTGGATTTCGCGTCTATTCCTCAACCGACGTGCGCGGCGTGGAGCTTGGCGGCGCGGCGAAGAATGTCCTCGCCATCGCAAACGGCGTCGCAGCCGGGCGAGACCTTGGCGCTAGCGCCGGCGCGGCGCTGGTCGCGCGCGGCTTCGCAGAACTCATCAGGTTTGGCCGCGCTTTCGGCGCGGAGCCCGCGACCTTGATGGGCCTGTCCGGCCTTGGCGATCTCGTGCTGACCTGCACATCCGCGCTGTCGCGCAATTTTTCGCTTGGCGTTGCGCTCGGGCGCGGCCAGACCGTCGCCGAGGCCTCCGCCCGCATCGGCCTTGCAGAAGGTCTTTACACCTGCGGCGTCCTCGTCGATCTCGCCAACGCGGCAGGAGTCGATATGCCGATCGCCAAAGCCGTCGACGCGGTGCTGGCCGAGCGGATCACCATCGACGAGGCGATCGCCGAATTGTTGGCGCGCCCCTCTAAAGCCGAGGGCGTATAA
- a CDS encoding LptF/LptG family permease — protein sequence MPRLLTLYLAKRIALTALLIETTLCVPLVMTSLFQTLPAAAVRGGLLVPALLGTLPTVLYLALPMAVGVAVALEFSRMSSDGMIAVLYSLRLSVWSLCAPAIVVACAAVGIGYWLSSFFAPSYVGQMHDVIYVIRNSLNHRMLEPAHFYTFDKGARTLYFQRWRSSDVASGMFIHQFSTEKNEEQIINADEAEFRRNEQGVVIVLNHGSIETLPDGGSSIRNANFEQYAIPVDMQGAGGLPKRDWRGVFELPFGEFFASIPIAAWDPRGYAEWMSEATKRCAIPLLALSHSLLAVGLVLTVSAATGRGSAATTSMILIIPLIHVAILVGSESLVRQNPRLVIVVALAIVAEFITALFLIWRQNADFPKVKEPVAAPAFASG from the coding sequence ATGCCTCGGCTGCTTACCCTTTATCTCGCCAAGCGGATTGCGCTGACGGCGCTGCTGATCGAGACGACGCTTTGCGTTCCTCTCGTCATGACCTCCCTGTTCCAGACGCTGCCGGCGGCGGCGGTGCGCGGCGGCCTGTTGGTCCCGGCGCTGCTTGGGACATTGCCGACCGTGCTCTATCTCGCTCTGCCGATGGCTGTCGGAGTCGCCGTCGCCCTCGAATTCAGCCGCATGTCGTCGGACGGCATGATCGCCGTTTTATATTCGCTGCGCCTTTCAGTATGGTCGCTCTGCGCTCCAGCGATCGTCGTCGCTTGCGCGGCGGTCGGCATAGGCTACTGGCTGTCATCCTTTTTCGCGCCCTCCTACGTCGGCCAGATGCACGACGTCATTTATGTGATCCGCAATTCGCTCAATCACCGGATGCTCGAGCCGGCGCATTTCTACACTTTCGACAAGGGCGCGCGGACGCTCTATTTCCAGCGCTGGCGATCTTCCGACGTCGCCAGCGGCATGTTCATCCACCAGTTCTCCACGGAAAAGAACGAAGAGCAGATCATCAACGCCGATGAGGCGGAATTTCGCCGCAACGAGCAGGGCGTCGTTATCGTTCTCAATCATGGCTCGATCGAGACGCTGCCCGATGGCGGTTCATCAATACGCAACGCGAATTTCGAGCAATACGCCATCCCAGTCGACATGCAGGGCGCCGGCGGCCTGCCGAAACGCGACTGGCGCGGCGTTTTCGAACTGCCCTTCGGCGAATTTTTCGCCTCCATACCGATCGCCGCCTGGGATCCGCGCGGCTACGCCGAATGGATGAGCGAGGCGACCAAACGCTGCGCAATCCCATTGCTGGCGCTGAGCCACTCTCTGCTCGCCGTCGGCCTTGTGCTCACCGTTTCGGCGGCGACCGGACGCGGCTCCGCGGCGACGACATCAATGATTCTCATCATCCCGCTGATTCACGTCGCCATTCTCGTCGGATCGGAATCACTGGTGCGTCAGAACCCGCGCCTCGTCATTGTCGTCGCTCTCGCGATCGTCGCCGAGTTCATCACGGCCTTGTTTTTGATCTGGCGGCAGAATGCGGATTTCCCGAAGGTCAAGGAACCTGTCGCGGCCCCGGCCTTCGCCAGCGGCTAG
- a CDS encoding GlcG/HbpS family heme-binding protein translates to MKKSALLISLGMLATQPFATAAMAGDQWSSQCDIPEAVITKIQSQLKTVVNLPDHNGGIFAPNRMWSAIVDRKGQFCSIISIGDAWPGSRAIAIAKAETANDFSNDGLSLSTANLYAPTQPGGSLYGLNNSNPFNPDYLAQNSLSPNYHIASNSDNWGGGNGPKVPGGIITFGGGVALYVGGKVIGGLGVSGDSSCADHAIAYRMRKAAGFDKIPSGVGPGGTDNILYAAAGTTPTGFQHPHCFPQDITP, encoded by the coding sequence ATGAAAAAAAGCGCTTTGCTAATCAGCCTTGGAATGCTGGCGACGCAGCCCTTTGCAACCGCCGCGATGGCCGGGGATCAGTGGTCGAGCCAGTGCGACATTCCCGAAGCGGTCATCACCAAAATCCAAAGTCAGCTCAAGACCGTCGTGAATTTGCCCGATCACAATGGGGGAATTTTCGCGCCGAACCGCATGTGGTCGGCGATCGTCGATCGAAAAGGACAGTTCTGTTCGATCATCAGCATTGGCGACGCATGGCCAGGAAGCCGGGCCATCGCCATCGCCAAGGCGGAGACGGCGAACGATTTCAGCAATGATGGCCTCTCGCTCTCGACCGCCAATCTGTATGCGCCGACGCAGCCGGGCGGATCGCTCTACGGCCTCAACAACTCCAATCCTTTCAATCCTGATTATCTCGCGCAAAATTCGCTTTCGCCGAATTACCATATCGCCTCCAATAGCGACAATTGGGGCGGCGGCAATGGCCCCAAAGTGCCCGGCGGAATCATTACGTTCGGCGGAGGCGTCGCGCTCTACGTCGGCGGCAAGGTGATCGGCGGATTAGGCGTCAGCGGGGACAGTTCCTGCGCCGATCATGCCATCGCCTACCGCATGCGCAAGGCGGCAGGCTTCGATAAAATCCCATCCGGCGTCGGTCCGGGCGGAACGGACAACATCCTTTACGCGGCGGCCGGCACGACGCCGACGGGCTTCCAGCATCCCCATTGCTTCCCGCAGGACATCACGCCGTAA
- a CDS encoding CsbD family protein, producing the protein MVDKEHIKGAADKVKGAVKEAAGKVTGNDRLVAEGKTDKAEGSVRQSVGDVKDAGRKVADSVKR; encoded by the coding sequence ATGGTCGATAAAGAGCACATCAAAGGCGCAGCCGATAAGGTCAAGGGCGCCGTCAAGGAAGCCGCCGGAAAGGTGACTGGCAATGACAGGCTCGTCGCCGAGGGCAAGACTGACAAGGCGGAAGGATCGGTGCGTCAATCGGTGGGCGACGTCAAGGACGCGGGCCGCAAGGTCGCCGATAGCGTCAAACGCTAG
- a CDS encoding FkbM family methyltransferase, protein MDVKAKAIQVTSIYRASSDPIPLVLDLLRLKRSNYVAECKGFKFELKAKCGEWYTVFENLIQEDYLKHGVSLSKGDIVLDIGANFGAFTALASAKVGQTGKVIAFEPDPLIHQRLNQNINSNGLGNVITFNEAVSGKDGEMSFFVHPKSAFSTLMDSVDQRGNSGATQIKVKSRSINSIISNIDGEISLLKIDCEGSEYSILESLDKDLSFRIKQISMEVHKVPNRNEKEISVMLRKLGFTVNDTFPLTAFRGEGGRT, encoded by the coding sequence ATGGATGTTAAAGCAAAAGCCATACAAGTGACGTCCATATATAGAGCAAGCTCAGACCCTATACCGCTCGTTCTAGACTTACTAAGACTAAAGCGAAGCAACTACGTCGCCGAGTGTAAGGGATTTAAATTCGAGCTAAAAGCCAAATGCGGCGAGTGGTATACAGTTTTTGAAAACTTAATTCAAGAAGACTACTTAAAGCACGGCGTATCTCTATCGAAAGGCGACATCGTATTAGATATTGGCGCGAATTTTGGCGCCTTCACAGCACTAGCTTCAGCAAAAGTTGGCCAGACGGGGAAAGTTATTGCTTTTGAGCCTGATCCTCTAATACATCAGCGCTTAAATCAAAATATAAATTCTAATGGATTAGGAAACGTCATCACCTTTAACGAGGCCGTCAGCGGCAAAGATGGTGAAATGAGTTTTTTCGTTCATCCAAAGTCCGCCTTCAGCACTCTCATGGACTCTGTCGACCAGAGGGGAAACTCGGGCGCCACGCAAATTAAAGTGAAGTCAAGATCTATCAACTCGATCATCTCGAATATAGACGGCGAAATTAGTCTGCTGAAAATTGATTGCGAGGGTTCGGAGTATTCCATACTCGAGTCCCTCGACAAGGATCTTTCCTTCCGCATCAAGCAAATTTCGATGGAGGTGCATAAAGTGCCTAATCGGAACGAGAAGGAAATTTCTGTTATGCTTCGCAAGCTTGGATTTACAGTCAATGACACCTTCCCTCTGACCGCCTTCAGAGGCGAAGGTGGCCGCACGTAA
- a CDS encoding ABC transporter ATP-binding protein — translation MSSDPVISCSNVGKAFQLYLRRNDQLKQALFGRWKQFYHQHWVLKDVSFKVQQGETVGIIGRNGAGKTTLLQIICGITRPTQGAVKVAGRIAPILALGSGFDHELTGRENALIGGAILGVKRSVIEARLDQVAAFADIGEFFYQPLKMYSTGMAARLAFAVCAHADADILIVDEALSVGDADFQAKCDAYIHNFAKRGTIIVVSHDLEMLSMLCDRIIWIDDGAVRELGDSRAVIEGYRHSTDDKATATL, via the coding sequence ATGTCATCTGATCCCGTCATCAGCTGCAGCAATGTCGGCAAGGCGTTCCAGCTCTATCTGCGCCGGAACGACCAGCTGAAACAGGCGCTTTTTGGACGCTGGAAGCAGTTTTACCATCAGCACTGGGTGTTGAAGGACGTCAGCTTCAAGGTTCAGCAAGGCGAAACCGTCGGCATTATCGGTCGCAATGGCGCGGGCAAAACGACGCTTTTGCAGATCATTTGCGGCATCACGCGGCCGACTCAGGGCGCTGTCAAGGTGGCCGGGCGGATCGCTCCGATCCTCGCGCTCGGCTCCGGCTTCGACCACGAACTGACTGGCCGCGAGAACGCTCTGATCGGCGGCGCCATCCTTGGCGTCAAGCGCTCGGTCATCGAAGCGCGGCTCGATCAGGTCGCCGCCTTCGCCGACATCGGCGAGTTTTTCTATCAGCCCCTGAAAATGTATTCGACCGGCATGGCCGCGCGTCTGGCTTTCGCGGTCTGCGCTCACGCCGACGCCGACATTCTGATCGTCGATGAAGCTCTTTCGGTCGGAGACGCCGACTTTCAGGCCAAATGCGACGCCTACATCCATAATTTCGCCAAGCGCGGAACGATTATCGTCGTCTCGCACGATCTTGAGATGCTGTCGATGCTCTGCGACCGCATCATCTGGATCGACGATGGCGCTGTCCGTGAATTGGGCGATTCGCGCGCGGTGATCGAGGGCTACCGGCACTCCACCGACGACAAGGCGACGGCGACGCTTTAG
- a CDS encoding glycosyltransferase, translating into MMLPGRQDSHGSAAVSGNLPMDGKAVLLVHPAWHSCGSHQVFVSQARAYRSLGARVISLAIADSPGAVEGSGAHKTYAAATRDLEADARLYSGMPLLSVLNPAFLGAAKLWLHGNFAKILLESAKLAPIPAALRAEPRIDLIHCNHFFCMPVAMRLKQRHGCAILLDTHDLQARQYALRNEAGWTLPPAANFEDMLAVELAAMRDADVLLHLNDEEAASFKVLLPAMRHELLYPAVPAVAAGQGGADLIIVASANYANFLGVLWFLEKVLPLAPGVGVKIIGNIDGAFRARAPALLKRHAALFKGRVADLDAVYANASAILLPTTEGHGISIKTIEAMSSGAPLIATPHAFRGMNIDPAQLKNVTLAADARSFAAALLRADAERGGAQIDQGASDTRRTYQERFSFEAYRSSLVKIAAPLVRG; encoded by the coding sequence ATGATGCTTCCCGGGCGCCAAGATTCGCACGGCTCGGCGGCCGTCTCCGGCAATCTGCCCATGGACGGCAAAGCCGTGCTTCTCGTGCATCCGGCCTGGCATTCCTGCGGCAGCCATCAGGTGTTTGTGTCGCAGGCGCGCGCCTATCGCAGTCTTGGCGCGCGCGTCATCAGCCTCGCGATCGCCGACTCTCCTGGCGCCGTCGAAGGTTCGGGCGCGCATAAGACCTACGCCGCCGCCACGCGCGATCTTGAGGCCGACGCGCGGCTTTATTCCGGGATGCCGCTGCTTTCGGTGCTCAATCCGGCCTTCCTGGGGGCGGCAAAGCTCTGGCTACATGGAAACTTCGCGAAAATTCTCCTTGAAAGCGCCAAGCTTGCGCCAATTCCGGCGGCGCTCAGGGCGGAGCCGCGAATCGATCTCATCCATTGCAATCACTTCTTTTGCATGCCGGTGGCGATGCGCCTCAAGCAGAGGCATGGCTGCGCTATTTTGCTCGACACTCATGATCTTCAGGCGCGCCAATATGCGCTGCGGAATGAAGCGGGCTGGACATTGCCGCCGGCTGCGAATTTTGAAGATATGCTCGCAGTCGAGCTTGCCGCCATGCGTGACGCAGACGTTCTGCTGCACCTGAACGATGAAGAGGCGGCAAGTTTCAAAGTTCTGCTGCCCGCCATGCGGCACGAACTGCTTTATCCCGCCGTCCCGGCTGTCGCGGCGGGGCAGGGCGGAGCCGATCTCATCATAGTCGCCAGCGCCAATTACGCCAATTTCCTCGGCGTCCTCTGGTTTCTGGAGAAGGTTTTGCCGCTTGCGCCCGGCGTCGGCGTCAAGATCATCGGCAATATCGACGGCGCCTTTCGCGCCAGGGCCCCGGCGCTGCTGAAACGCCATGCCGCCCTGTTTAAAGGGCGCGTCGCCGATCTTGACGCGGTCTATGCGAACGCCTCCGCCATCCTTCTGCCGACGACCGAAGGTCATGGCATTTCTATCAAGACCATCGAGGCGATGTCCTCCGGCGCGCCCTTGATCGCGACCCCGCACGCGTTTCGAGGCATGAATATCGACCCGGCGCAGTTGAAGAACGTCACTCTGGCCGCGGACGCGCGGAGCTTCGCCGCGGCCTTGCTGCGGGCCGATGCGGAAAGAGGAGGAGCGCAGATCGATCAAGGCGCCTCCGACACGCGCCGGACCTATCAGGAACGATTTTCTTTTGAGGCCTATCGCTCCTCTCTCGTGAAAATCGCCGCCCCCCTCGTTCGGGGGTAA